In one window of Haladaptatus sp. QDMS2 DNA:
- a CDS encoding AMP-binding protein, which translates to MGLSNISELDEIVHEQNLDSGRQTNAYEFMQQYDIQTTDELITRTTTSVDGIEASGLDWFWDEVVEYLDIEFYEDYDTVRDNTSGPQFTHWYPGGKFNIAHNVLDRHAATNPENTACLWESEPGDVTETSFQELNREANQVANALSESGIEEGDRVGLYMPMVPEAISILYGCFKIGAVVVPIFSGFGVEATASRLQDAGCRILFTADGFYRRGSEVDMKTTADAARKQADSVERTIVFDRLDADPDWDDAVDDWWANAVLSQSTEFETRELDADAEAMVLYSSGTTGKPKGIVQTHAGLLVNCATELYFHFDLKPDDRFFWLTDIGWMMGPWALLGNHTFGSTVFLYEGAPDYPEADRLWEMVDRHELTIFGISPTAVRALMKSGDEWVHSHDLSSLRLLGSAGEPWDPESWCWFYEQIGNGEIPIMNIIGGTEICGCFLMPFPSNPQKPCTVGGPAVGKPVDIVNEAGESIADTNERGYLVATDSCPSMTNSLWSGDSRYLEEYWSTFDDLWDHGDWAQKDEDGFWFLHGRADDALNVAGRKVGPAEIEGVAIEHDCVNQAAAVGVPDETTGTAVVLYVIVEAECDESELFREEIRDRIGQEHGKPFKPREILFVDEFPKTQSGKIVRGIISLLYQGEEIEETSSIENPESLVKVRDAR; encoded by the coding sequence ATGGGCTTGTCAAACATTAGCGAACTGGATGAGATTGTTCACGAACAGAACCTGGACTCAGGCAGGCAGACAAACGCCTACGAGTTCATGCAGCAGTACGATATCCAAACTACTGACGAGCTCATAACTCGGACGACGACATCGGTCGATGGAATCGAGGCATCGGGCCTCGACTGGTTCTGGGATGAGGTCGTCGAGTACCTAGATATTGAGTTCTATGAGGACTACGACACCGTTCGCGATAACACGAGCGGGCCGCAGTTCACGCATTGGTATCCTGGGGGAAAGTTCAACATCGCCCACAATGTCCTTGATCGGCACGCGGCGACCAATCCAGAGAACACCGCTTGCCTCTGGGAGTCCGAGCCAGGCGACGTGACCGAGACCAGCTTTCAGGAGCTTAACCGAGAAGCAAATCAGGTCGCGAACGCACTTTCCGAATCTGGCATTGAAGAGGGCGATAGAGTTGGGTTGTACATGCCGATGGTGCCGGAAGCAATATCGATCCTCTATGGCTGTTTTAAGATTGGCGCAGTTGTCGTCCCGATATTCTCCGGATTTGGTGTCGAGGCGACCGCCTCCCGACTACAGGACGCCGGATGTCGGATCTTGTTCACGGCAGACGGGTTCTACCGTCGTGGCTCCGAGGTAGATATGAAGACCACAGCAGATGCGGCTCGGAAACAGGCCGATAGCGTCGAACGCACCATCGTCTTCGACCGGTTGGATGCAGATCCTGACTGGGATGATGCAGTAGATGACTGGTGGGCAAATGCCGTCCTGTCTCAATCCACAGAATTCGAAACCAGGGAACTCGACGCCGACGCAGAAGCAATGGTATTGTACTCGTCCGGTACAACGGGGAAACCAAAGGGTATCGTCCAGACGCACGCCGGATTACTTGTGAACTGTGCGACCGAGCTGTACTTCCACTTCGACCTGAAGCCGGATGATCGGTTCTTCTGGTTGACTGATATCGGCTGGATGATGGGTCCGTGGGCGTTACTTGGGAACCACACCTTTGGAAGTACGGTGTTCCTGTACGAGGGGGCCCCGGATTATCCTGAAGCCGACCGGTTGTGGGAAATGGTCGATAGACACGAGTTAACGATCTTCGGAATATCACCGACCGCGGTTCGTGCCCTCATGAAATCAGGTGACGAGTGGGTACATAGCCACGACCTGTCTTCGCTTCGGTTGCTCGGCTCAGCTGGTGAACCATGGGATCCAGAGTCCTGGTGCTGGTTCTACGAACAAATCGGCAACGGTGAGATACCCATCATGAACATTATCGGTGGAACCGAAATATGTGGCTGTTTCCTTATGCCCTTCCCCTCGAATCCACAAAAGCCCTGTACGGTTGGGGGCCCAGCGGTCGGCAAACCCGTCGACATCGTGAATGAGGCAGGCGAGTCGATCGCCGACACGAACGAACGAGGCTATCTGGTGGCGACCGACTCGTGTCCGTCGATGACGAACTCCCTGTGGAGTGGCGATAGTCGGTACCTTGAGGAGTACTGGTCGACGTTCGACGACCTCTGGGATCACGGCGACTGGGCGCAAAAGGACGAGGATGGTTTCTGGTTCCTTCACGGCCGCGCAGACGATGCGTTGAACGTTGCTGGTCGAAAAGTCGGGCCTGCAGAAATAGAGGGTGTCGCAATAGAACATGACTGTGTCAATCAGGCGGCAGCAGTCGGAGTTCCTGATGAAACGACCGGTACTGCCGTCGTGTTGTACGTCATTGTTGAAGCCGAATGCGACGAAAGTGAGTTGTTCCGTGAAGAGATACGCGATCGAATCGGTCAGGAACACGGCAAACCGTTCAAACCGCGAGAGATCCTGTTCGTCGACGAGTTCCCGAAGACACAATCCGGAAAAATTGTGCGTGGTATCATCAGCTTGCTCTACCAGGGCGAGGAGATTGAAGAGACGTCCAGTATCGAGAATCCGGAAAGCTTAGTGAAAGTCAGAGACGCTCGATAG
- a CDS encoding IclR family transcriptional regulator: MSGTKTKPLKSLRSAFEVIDYLKRSGGSGVTDVANELSIPKSTAHVYLSSLEEVGYAVNDDGTYRIGMRFLEIGENARSQNRLYELGCEEVDRLAEETGELASMMIPEHGYGVYLYRKRGDQAMPVKSHIGKHVDLHCRASGKAILSALPRAEVEQIVDERGLVRRTDKTITDRDELWAELEKVSRQGYAVNDGELRKGLRCIGAPITRDGQVVGAVSVSGPVGRIHGKRFEEEIPKLVKNAANIVEITVSYS, from the coding sequence ATGTCTGGTACAAAAACAAAACCACTCAAATCGCTACGATCAGCGTTTGAAGTTATTGACTACCTCAAACGGTCGGGTGGGTCAGGAGTCACAGATGTCGCAAACGAGCTCTCGATTCCAAAGAGTACCGCACACGTGTACCTATCCTCACTAGAAGAGGTTGGGTACGCAGTGAACGATGATGGAACGTACCGAATCGGGATGCGATTCCTCGAAATTGGCGAGAACGCCAGATCGCAAAACCGACTGTACGAACTCGGCTGCGAGGAGGTAGACCGCCTCGCAGAGGAGACTGGTGAATTAGCGAGCATGATGATACCCGAACACGGATACGGAGTCTATCTCTACCGAAAGCGGGGAGATCAAGCGATGCCAGTGAAATCCCACATCGGCAAACACGTCGATCTTCACTGCCGGGCATCGGGTAAAGCCATCCTCTCAGCACTCCCGAGAGCTGAAGTCGAACAAATCGTAGACGAAAGAGGATTGGTTCGCAGAACGGATAAAACGATTACAGACCGAGACGAACTCTGGGCAGAACTTGAGAAAGTGTCGAGACAGGGTTACGCCGTGAATGACGGGGAACTACGCAAGGGCCTCCGCTGTATCGGTGCACCAATTACTCGTGACGGCCAGGTTGTTGGTGCAGTGAGTGTATCAGGACCTGTAGGACGGATTCACGGTAAACGGTTCGAAGAAGAGATTCCGAAACTGGTCAAGAACGCGGCGAATATTGTCGAGATTACAGTCTCATATTCTTGA
- a CDS encoding Zn-ribbon domain-containing OB-fold protein codes for MTGEVVSYTEVYRPPPAFEGLAPFAIATVELDSGARLTGRMTVPYADVDIGMPIQIRIRQPEDISADTELRQEQDWPLHVIEPA; via the coding sequence ATGACCGGGGAGGTTGTCAGCTACACGGAAGTTTATCGGCCGCCACCGGCGTTCGAAGGTCTGGCGCCGTTCGCAATCGCGACGGTCGAACTGGACTCCGGTGCGCGATTAACCGGGCGAATGACGGTTCCATACGCCGACGTGGATATCGGGATGCCAATTCAAATTCGCATCAGACAGCCAGAAGACATCAGTGCCGACACGGAGCTCCGCCAGGAGCAAGACTGGCCGCTTCACGTAATCGAACCCGCCTGA
- a CDS encoding IclR family transcriptional regulator, whose amino-acid sequence MAQNSSDGGPRTIAAVEKACAIVDSLHEMNGATLTEIADHLDLTPGTVYPHLATLMQQERVIKQDDHYYTGYRFLTIGETRRRNDVMFEHAMDEIGAFAQEANVRMQIYVEEFGQAVCIGIAGGQRSISPVDEVGYRTPLHCIAAGKAMLAEFDQDRVDEHISRRGLSKHTENTITNRARLVAELKEISDQGYAINDEEYIPRLRAVGAAVTEEDGSLLGAISASAPVGILSGRMLSEELPKDIVGMANTIEMNISVQSE is encoded by the coding sequence ATGGCTCAAAATTCGTCAGACGGCGGCCCGCGGACAATCGCGGCAGTCGAAAAAGCATGTGCAATTGTGGACTCGCTCCATGAGATGAACGGCGCAACGCTCACGGAAATTGCGGATCATCTTGACTTGACCCCCGGGACAGTTTACCCCCACCTAGCGACTCTGATGCAGCAAGAACGAGTAATCAAGCAAGACGACCACTACTACACCGGATACCGATTTTTGACGATCGGTGAAACTCGACGACGGAACGACGTCATGTTTGAACACGCTATGGATGAAATTGGTGCGTTCGCTCAAGAGGCGAACGTCCGAATGCAAATCTACGTCGAAGAGTTCGGGCAGGCGGTTTGTATCGGAATAGCGGGTGGACAACGGAGTATCTCCCCCGTGGATGAGGTCGGTTACCGAACCCCACTTCACTGTATTGCAGCTGGCAAAGCAATGTTAGCGGAGTTCGATCAGGACAGGGTAGACGAACATATTTCGCGCCGTGGACTATCAAAACACACCGAGAACACGATTACGAACCGCGCCCGCCTAGTTGCCGAACTCAAGGAGATATCCGACCAGGGATACGCCATCAATGACGAAGAATATATCCCCCGATTGCGCGCAGTAGGAGCAGCAGTAACCGAAGAAGATGGATCCCTCCTCGGAGCAATATCGGCGTCGGCACCCGTTGGCATTCTGAGTGGTAGAATGCTCTCCGAGGAATTGCCAAAGGACATAGTGGGCATGGCAAACACAATTGAAATGAATATCAGCGTTCAATCTGAGTGA
- a CDS encoding creatininase family protein — translation MTVSLNYDSYDLGSMTWEDAEDAIENADFMVLPTGAIEQHSLHLPVSVDTLRAENLTRILVEAAADRELSMIRLPTLPFGYSEHHMTRAGTLTLMPDTYQKVIEELGASISQHGAKRLLIVNCHGGNNPPLKLAGDRLQREHDIEVYLVNWTSFARDQLETRFGEDWSHAGEHETSVTELFHPDLVRTEKKEKQERKAKFKARQYTWYTDIAVQGGRGDPRNSDAEFMEEVVADTTDRILDALEGDLAQTTDGVNTLEQSSQSLN, via the coding sequence ATGACTGTCTCACTTAACTACGACAGCTACGATCTCGGAAGCATGACATGGGAGGACGCGGAAGATGCCATCGAAAATGCTGATTTCATGGTTCTCCCAACAGGTGCAATCGAGCAACATTCGCTCCACCTCCCAGTTTCGGTCGACACCCTCCGGGCGGAAAATCTAACCCGGATACTCGTCGAAGCCGCAGCAGACCGTGAGCTCTCGATGATCCGCCTGCCCACGCTTCCATTTGGATACTCGGAACATCACATGACCCGAGCTGGTACCCTGACCCTGATGCCAGATACGTACCAGAAAGTCATCGAAGAGTTGGGAGCTTCGATTTCACAACACGGGGCAAAGCGATTGCTAATTGTCAACTGTCACGGTGGCAATAACCCACCACTGAAGCTCGCTGGAGACCGACTGCAGCGAGAGCACGATATCGAAGTGTATCTCGTAAACTGGACCTCGTTCGCTCGTGACCAACTGGAGACTCGCTTCGGAGAAGATTGGAGCCATGCAGGTGAACACGAAACGAGCGTCACTGAACTGTTCCACCCAGACCTCGTTCGGACGGAGAAGAAGGAAAAACAAGAGCGGAAGGCCAAGTTCAAAGCAAGACAATACACGTGGTACACCGACATCGCCGTCCAAGGTGGGCGTGGAGACCCTCGAAATTCAGACGCTGAATTCATGGAGGAGGTAGTTGCCGACACCACCGACCGTATCCTAGATGCACTGGAAGGAGACCTTGCACAAACCACGGACGGTGTCAATACACTCGAGCAATCCTCACAGTCACTGAACTAA
- a CDS encoding MaoC family dehydratase translates to MSNPSAEVWPVSQPVIGDTAKRSRTIEENDIERFSAISGDYNPLHYDAEAAANSQFGEIVVQGGITSAILNAVVAEDLPGPGTVFLSVNWDFKAPARPGDTITGCVTVTDVRDDKPITNLETTVTRDDGTVVLDGTAVCYTMDLDSRDNNA, encoded by the coding sequence ATGAGTAACCCATCTGCGGAAGTTTGGCCAGTCAGTCAGCCGGTAATTGGCGATACAGCGAAGAGATCTCGAACAATTGAGGAGAACGATATCGAACGGTTCTCCGCAATTAGCGGCGATTACAACCCGCTACATTACGATGCTGAGGCAGCGGCGAACTCCCAATTCGGTGAAATCGTTGTGCAAGGCGGAATCACAAGTGCGATCCTCAATGCGGTCGTCGCCGAAGATCTCCCTGGCCCAGGCACCGTTTTTCTCTCAGTAAATTGGGATTTCAAGGCACCGGCACGCCCTGGCGATACGATCACCGGCTGTGTAACGGTGACGGACGTGCGTGACGACAAACCAATCACGAACCTTGAGACGACCGTAACGCGAGACGATGGAACGGTCGTACTGGATGGCACCGCAGTTTGCTACACCATGGATCTGGATTCGAGGGACAATAACGCATGA
- a CDS encoding 3-ketoacyl-CoA thiolase: MPDPCIIGVGTSPIGRTDLTGRDLFAVAMEEAFSGLPDPASFVDAVYAGSQSEMYEHQIMMGTLLAEWAGLRNVPAERVEACAAAGGLALKNAMRDVKTGTHDAVLACGVEKMTAGGTAHSIESLSGAFDRALEQRSGITAPSQYALIAQRYLHETGITEEELAEISVKNHHNASQNPRAHFQKEVDIDDVMESDYIAPPIKLYDCAPVSDGAAAVIVVSEDLASELVPDEEQVSILGSSVTSNNLSVADRNLTSIEGAEVAAERAYDEAGMSAEDMDVAEVHDAFTACEALLAEAAGFAPWGEGIQTVRDPVDRSDGWTDVHINTSGGLKARGHPTGATGLMQAVEVYEQLTGNATAGRQIDNATTGLLINEGGVADACTVAHVLSI; encoded by the coding sequence ATGCCAGACCCTTGCATTATAGGCGTGGGTACATCACCCATTGGCAGAACCGATCTCACTGGTCGCGATTTGTTCGCAGTCGCGATGGAAGAGGCCTTTAGTGGCCTCCCAGATCCGGCATCATTCGTTGACGCCGTTTACGCCGGAAGCCAATCCGAAATGTACGAACACCAGATTATGATGGGGACCTTGCTGGCCGAGTGGGCCGGCCTCCGAAACGTCCCCGCCGAGCGAGTTGAGGCGTGTGCCGCCGCAGGTGGGCTCGCATTGAAGAATGCAATGCGGGACGTCAAAACCGGCACTCACGACGCAGTCCTCGCCTGTGGTGTAGAGAAGATGACTGCTGGCGGAACCGCTCACTCGATCGAATCCCTTTCGGGGGCGTTTGACCGAGCACTCGAGCAACGGTCGGGAATCACCGCACCAAGTCAATACGCACTCATCGCACAGCGGTATCTCCACGAAACGGGGATTACCGAGGAGGAACTTGCGGAGATTTCGGTGAAGAACCATCACAATGCGTCCCAGAATCCACGCGCGCACTTCCAGAAGGAAGTAGACATTGACGATGTCATGGAGTCTGACTACATCGCACCCCCGATCAAGCTCTACGACTGTGCGCCGGTCAGCGACGGGGCCGCAGCCGTAATCGTCGTGTCCGAAGACCTTGCTTCGGAACTAGTCCCTGACGAAGAACAAGTGAGCATCCTCGGGAGCAGCGTCACTTCGAACAACCTCTCGGTGGCCGACCGGAATCTTACTTCCATCGAGGGTGCTGAAGTGGCAGCTGAGCGTGCCTACGACGAAGCCGGAATGTCCGCCGAAGACATGGACGTGGCAGAAGTTCACGACGCATTCACCGCATGCGAGGCGCTCTTAGCAGAGGCTGCCGGGTTCGCTCCCTGGGGAGAGGGGATCCAAACAGTCCGCGATCCCGTCGACCGGTCAGACGGCTGGACCGATGTCCACATCAATACGAGTGGCGGCCTGAAGGCGCGGGGCCATCCAACTGGTGCGACTGGCCTAATGCAAGCCGTCGAGGTGTACGAACAACTCACGGGTAATGCGACGGCTGGGCGACAGATCGACAACGCTACCACTGGTCTGTTAATCAACGAAGGTGGTGTGGCTGATGCCTGTACCGTGGCACACGTTCTTTCAATCTAA
- a CDS encoding MFS transporter, translating into MISGGELKWRILLLVAVAELFVMTLWFSASAVSSSFVTAWGLSGTEAAWLTISVQLGFVVGALLSSIFTISDTIRPQYLFAGSAFVGAAATVLIAGIVQSFLPAVGLRFVTGVAMAGVYPIGMKMMAEWFKAGRGLAIGVLVGALTVGSAAPHLLRVFGGIGQPRLVLYGAAIVATAGGLLILKYESGPYQADTSPFDPTAVWRILRDRGTLLANVGYFGHMWELYAIWTWIPFYIAASLHANGGGSSTTTSLLAFGTIAIGGVGAWIAGSAADRVGRTTVTSVSMVISGLSCLAAGFVFGEPLVILAPFCLVWGFMIVADSAQFSACVSELAEDNYVGTALTLQTAIGYIITTISIQLVPIFEGYLGWQWAFAPLAIGPAMGTAAMLYLRVLPEASNLAGGRG; encoded by the coding sequence ATGATTAGTGGGGGCGAACTGAAGTGGCGAATCTTGCTCCTCGTGGCTGTGGCCGAATTATTCGTCATGACGCTGTGGTTCAGTGCGTCAGCTGTATCGTCATCATTCGTAACTGCCTGGGGATTATCCGGGACTGAAGCGGCCTGGCTGACCATCTCCGTCCAACTAGGCTTCGTCGTGGGCGCGCTTCTTTCCTCTATCTTCACCATCTCGGATACAATCCGTCCCCAGTATCTGTTCGCTGGCTCAGCGTTTGTCGGTGCTGCGGCAACCGTGCTTATTGCCGGCATCGTCCAGTCGTTCCTTCCCGCTGTTGGCCTCCGGTTCGTGACCGGTGTAGCCATGGCTGGGGTGTACCCGATTGGCATGAAGATGATGGCAGAATGGTTTAAGGCAGGCCGTGGGCTGGCAATCGGCGTATTGGTTGGCGCACTCACTGTCGGGTCAGCCGCGCCCCATCTACTTCGCGTTTTCGGGGGGATCGGGCAACCGCGCCTCGTGCTCTATGGGGCAGCAATTGTCGCCACCGCTGGTGGACTCTTGATATTGAAATATGAATCGGGACCCTATCAAGCGGACACGTCACCGTTTGATCCCACTGCAGTCTGGCGAATCCTACGCGATCGGGGAACGTTGCTTGCGAACGTTGGTTACTTTGGCCACATGTGGGAACTGTACGCGATCTGGACCTGGATTCCATTCTACATCGCAGCGAGTTTGCACGCGAACGGAGGCGGCAGTTCCACTACGACATCGTTGCTTGCCTTCGGGACGATAGCAATCGGAGGTGTGGGTGCCTGGATTGCAGGCAGCGCGGCAGACCGCGTGGGGCGGACGACGGTAACTAGCGTGAGCATGGTCATTAGCGGCCTCTCCTGTCTCGCTGCTGGGTTTGTCTTTGGTGAACCACTGGTCATCCTGGCCCCGTTCTGTCTGGTCTGGGGCTTCATGATTGTCGCCGACTCCGCTCAGTTCTCGGCCTGTGTCTCAGAACTTGCGGAAGACAACTACGTCGGGACGGCTCTCACCTTGCAAACTGCGATTGGATATATTATCACCACGATCTCCATTCAGCTGGTTCCAATTTTCGAGGGATATTTAGGATGGCAATGGGCGTTCGCGCCTCTGGCTATCGGCCCCGCCATGGGCACCGCAGCTATGCTCTATCTCCGTGTACTCCCAGAAGCGTCGAATCTGGCCGGCGGCAGGGGTTGA
- a CDS encoding short-chain fatty acid transporter: MAQANSADSSETLIQRAGYRLAGVVERWMPSPFLFVLILSYVTFVLGMVIEGTGPSEMVMHWFDGFWLFLTFAMQMALILLTGYMVAYHPKVNGAVVRLTHIPRTSGQAVMLVGVFAMVMAWVHWGLGLILGAIIAREMGKTAHQKGIDIHYPLLCVAGYMGLGLTWHWGLSASASLLLATPGNVFIEQGIVDGVVSTANTIFSPYALILVALSIAFAALLLYLLDPPEGMSNGITEYVAKEKLFESATDGGETSGIEQKVSEPQASELKNSEPTVPAEKIDNSRLIGGGIALTGVAVTIYTLATQGIQAWNLNLVNFAFLFGGISLYMNPMAYRERFDEAADAAGGIILLFPFFAGIQGMMNGSGLSATFADLLISVSTPQTFPVFAWMTGAVVNLFIPSGGGEWLVIGPAIVGAAQDMGVSVGQATVAYSVGDAHTNLLNPLWAVPLIAITQIKAREMFGYAIAMLIGLIPFLALVLYFLPFWA, translated from the coding sequence ATGGCACAAGCTAATTCCGCAGATAGCAGCGAGACGCTCATACAACGCGCTGGCTACAGATTGGCCGGGGTTGTTGAACGATGGATGCCTAGTCCGTTCCTGTTTGTCCTGATCCTGAGCTACGTAACGTTCGTTCTCGGGATGGTCATCGAAGGGACTGGGCCGTCGGAGATGGTAATGCACTGGTTTGACGGATTCTGGCTGTTCCTCACGTTTGCGATGCAGATGGCGCTCATACTTCTAACGGGGTACATGGTTGCCTATCATCCAAAGGTCAACGGAGCAGTGGTGCGGTTGACTCACATCCCGAGGACAAGCGGACAGGCAGTTATGCTCGTGGGAGTATTTGCGATGGTAATGGCCTGGGTTCACTGGGGACTTGGCCTGATTCTCGGAGCAATTATCGCACGTGAGATGGGGAAGACAGCTCACCAGAAAGGGATTGACATTCATTACCCATTGTTGTGTGTGGCCGGCTACATGGGCCTTGGACTCACGTGGCACTGGGGACTGTCTGCGTCTGCATCGCTTCTGCTTGCAACGCCCGGCAACGTCTTCATCGAACAGGGCATCGTCGATGGGGTTGTTTCGACCGCAAATACGATTTTTAGTCCCTATGCTTTGATTCTAGTGGCGCTCTCGATTGCATTCGCCGCGCTGTTGCTCTACCTACTCGACCCCCCAGAGGGGATGTCGAACGGAATCACTGAGTATGTCGCTAAAGAGAAACTGTTCGAGTCGGCCACTGACGGTGGAGAGACCAGCGGTATCGAACAAAAAGTCTCGGAACCGCAGGCGTCAGAACTGAAGAATTCAGAACCAACCGTCCCGGCGGAGAAAATCGATAATAGTCGACTCATTGGCGGTGGGATCGCACTCACCGGCGTCGCCGTGACCATCTATACGCTCGCCACGCAAGGGATCCAGGCCTGGAACCTCAACTTAGTAAACTTCGCGTTCTTATTCGGTGGAATTTCATTATACATGAATCCGATGGCCTATCGTGAGAGATTCGACGAAGCCGCAGATGCGGCCGGCGGAATCATCTTACTGTTCCCCTTCTTTGCGGGTATCCAGGGGATGATGAACGGGTCCGGTCTGTCGGCGACGTTCGCGGATTTGTTGATTTCGGTGTCAACGCCGCAGACGTTTCCAGTGTTCGCCTGGATGACCGGTGCAGTGGTCAATCTCTTCATCCCATCCGGGGGTGGTGAATGGCTAGTTATCGGTCCCGCGATTGTCGGTGCTGCGCAGGATATGGGTGTTAGCGTGGGTCAGGCAACGGTTGCCTATTCGGTCGGTGACGCTCACACGAACCTTCTCAATCCGCTCTGGGCGGTGCCACTGATTGCAATCACCCAAATCAAGGCACGTGAGATGTTTGGCTACGCCATCGCGATGCTCATCGGACTGATTCCATTCCTGGCTCTCGTGCTCTATTTCCTCCCCTTCTGGGCATAG